GGTCATCTACGTTACCGCCTTCAAGATGAGGACCACGGTCAATTCTGTCTGGTTCTTAAATCTGGCCATAGCTGACTTCGTCTTCAccttcttcctcatcttcaccaTCGTCCGGACTTACTTAAGGTACTGGCCTTTCAGGGATTTCCTGTGCAAGTTCAACACCCTGGTGCAGGTGATCAACATGTTCGCAAGCATCTTCCTGCTCACCGCCATCAGCCTGGACCGCTGCTTGGCCACGTGGGTTGTGGTTTGGGCCCAGAACAAGCGCACGCCCAACAAGGCCCGGCTGATCTGCCTGCTGATATGGCTGCTGTCACTGGCTTGCAGCCTCCCTTATGCAGTTTATCGTGAAGTAGAATATTATGATGGAAAGTATATCTGCGATTTGATTATGGATGAATTCATGTACAGGAAACTTTCATTGTTCCGTTTCTTGGCAGGCTTCATCGTACCCTTCCTCGTTATTACATGTTCTTACGTGGCGATTGGTGTGCGAGCATTTCGtctgcaaaagaaaagaaagatgaagCCCTTCAAAGTCATCCTGTCAGTCATCCTAGCGTTCTTCTTCTGCTGGCTGCCTTTTCACATCACAGATTTAATTTTCGCTCAGCAGACTGTGAACCATTATAATTACCCTGACGAGTTCAACGCGGATTTGTACAATCTCTCGGCCAACATGTCTCGCCTGACAGTCACTTTAGGCTTCTTCAACAGCTGCCTGAACCCCATTCTGTACGTGTTCATGTGTGAGGAGTTCAAGAATAAGCTGCGGCAGTCCGTGCTGCTGGTTCTGGAACACGCCTTCGCCGAGGAGAACCTGGCCTTCATCACCTCACGCTACTCTGTCGGCTCCCGTCACTCCGAATCCAATGGGAACATACCGAGAAAACCTACCCTCACCTCATTGGTCCAATCCAACGAAAGAAGACAATCCATAGATGATGACTCATAAATGAGGAAGAAAATCTAGGCCATTGCAGTTTTTCACTACAATGCGCGGCTAAATATAAAGTCTCCTTTTTAAATAAgttcaaattcattcatttacttgatttcatattaaaaaaaatatttcgtGAGTGAAGTTCAATTTGTGGCAGAGTGGGTGAAAAGCACCAATAAAGAGGGCCTTTACCTGACTTCATCAGCTCTGCTGGCTTTTGTCATGGTCCTGCGCATCATCTCACCATCTGAATCACCTCAGTAGTCTCATCTATCTGGGTCAAATTGATCTGTGGTGTCAGGAATTCATGGATCCCCAATGTTGTACATGGCGGCATATGCAGTGTATGCTTAAGCACAAGTTGGAAACCTTCTGGAAAGTCAGGGAATGGCAAAGCTCTTGGCCAGAGTGTGCATATCCCAGAGTGGCGAACCTCGGACAGGGACATGACCAAGCacccccatccccacacatccATAGCTCACCTTACCACAAGGTAAATGGAGACCTACCCATGCGGACCctttcagggtggtagtggcctagtgggtaacacacttgcctgtgaaccagaagacccaggttcaaaccccaccatcgtgtccctgagcaagacacttaaccctaagttgctccatggggggactgtccctgtaactaccgattgtaagtcgctctggattaaatgccgtaaatgtaaatgtaaataccctACTACCAGGTTAGACCTTGGCGGTTATCATGGGCACAAGATTGCAGCCCAGAAGTGTTAAGATAGGAGGATCACAAAGAACACGGCTCAGCAGACAAGTTTTTAGTGGTgaatttaaccaaaaaaaggaGGCCAGCAGGACAAACCGTCCATTCATGTGCAGGATGGGAAACACGTGACCTGAAAGGGTAACGGAATGATGTTGGAAACCAAGGACCGGACATGGcaggaatacatttttaaatgtaagaacaaGTGGGAACAAGACAAGGGACCATGAAAAGGAAAACTGGGGGTATACTCAGGATGGACTAATTTTTCCCCCATCAACTGTAGTTTGATATTTAGTCAAAATGTCATGCATAATGTGATATGTGATGGTCCTTTTACAATAACATTGTGTTCCTCCGTTTgcagctttttttgtttgttttgtactTCATCATTGCAAAGGCAAAAGAATATTCCAGTAAATGTGGCCACCTGTTGGCTGCCTTGCTTAATTATGATTTGTGCTGGACTATGATTtatagacataaaaaaataaaaataacttaatTTCAGGGGCTTTCAGTCATTGTTCCTTTTAAGCAAAAACGTTTTGATGTTTTGACCAATTAAAAAACATACTACATAAACATAggtatttttaatacaaatgcacacacacacacacctatgtaCAAATAAGCTgaaacccccacttactaccattgtgtccctgagaaagacacttagtgtctccagggagactgtccctgtaactgagtgtctccagggagactgtccctgtaactactggttgtaaggtgctctgcataagggcatctgataaatgtcataatgtAACATCACACTCGTTTCCGTATTGGCACCATAAATTACAGTAATTCTGCATGAAGTATCATGTTGCTAATTATGTGGAGCACAGAACTGAAAAAATGACCACTGAAGGAAAGTTTCTATCAACTAAGCATGAGAATTTTTCGCTTCTCTTGGGAAAACATCCTATTAATTGTGACTCAACCAAACAATAGAAAGGGTGTGCAGATATTCTGGaacatgaaattaatattaCAACCACAATTGAACGTTCTTCAACTGTACATCCTTGTCTTTTGCAAGAGACATTTTTGTTGCAGCAAATGGAATCATTTCTCTTGTTTTGTGAGATATGGTGCACAGTCAATTTGGAAATGCTGAATATGATATGATTCAGGGTATAATTGCTTAACAGGAAACCACTTTTGCAGATTCAGCAGTTCATAAACTCATTTATTGAAAGTATATATTTTCACTTGTCAAAAAATATACTGAGCATTTCAAAGAAagacaaagaaatacaaaaggaaataactggactgcacaatgaaatgtttttatttatttattagaacaTGAgctccaaaaaaacatttcaactaTTTCAGAGTTCTTCAATACACAAccgaaaaaaaaagtaattacgGGCGAAATGCCATTAAGAAGAACAGTTGGGCACAGATTTTGGATGTTTTCCAGGTTTTCagcatatttgtatttattggttTTCCTCTGCTAATACTAATAACATATCTGTATGATGAGCTAATAACGAACATCCAGCATTGAAACCTGCTGACAGTGCACCAGATGGACAGGGCTGGTCACCCATGCAGCATGGGCTCACCAGTTCACCAGTTCTCTAGAGGGTGTCTTGTGCTAGCATTCTCAGGATTGGATGTCTTAAGTGAAGTGCTTCCACGTGTCTTGCCCTTGTGTTAGCGCTCATACATGTCCTTAAGGATTTTAATGCTCTCGCTGTATCTCAGCTGATTCTTGTTAGACGATTCCTTCCATCTAAAGAGACAAGCGGCAAGagtgttaatatatatatatatatatagacacacacaaaacacttcaATACTGCATCTAAAATAATTATGCATCAGTTTCTACTTCTGTAATGTTAACTTAATTTTTCCTTTTGTTAAGTTTTTTTGTCATAATTAAGcatttataaatgttattataaaaCTGCAGTATAAATAAAGCATAATAAAACATGGCACTACTACTGATTAAACAAGtataattttagtttttaaaaccaaaaagcTGTTAAATAAGAATAAACTAACTGCTAGTAGTAATAGAATGATTGGTGCTTTCTGTTGGCTTTTTAACAATGTCCATTCATACTTTTGCCTGATTTTCTTCCAGCGTTTCATGTGATTATATAGCATGTCGTTGCCGCTAGAGTCTGCAGACTGGAGACAGACAATAAAAGAGAAGTACATATCAATAATGCATTAACACAATGGGCactaagtgtggggcttgttcgctagtgtaCATACATAGATACATAGACATCAaccatcaggctcctcccatcttAAACTAATtatgaaaacattattaaattatttttctggctacaaacattttaaatgtgtaagGATTAAGACATGAATGGTCTAACCTGGCTGGCGGTGGGCTTCTCTGTGGGTGGTATCCTTAGATTGATGGGATCTCCAGAAGAGGTAAGCGGGCCAGGTGTAGGTTTGGGCAGCCGGTAGACATTTTGACTTTTGCCATTTAACATGTCTGCAACCTGCAGTGGAAACAAAGAGCAAATTTGGCTTCATAGAGGAAccgttttattatttatataaggTTAATGTAACAGTTCTCCATGTGCTGAAACCAGCAGACTATTTTAAGCAAGATGCCTATGCACGaggaaagaaagaggaaaaaaaaaaaaaaaaaaaaaagaacctcttCTTCTGCCATGCTGTGCGGGGGGCTGGGCGAGGCGGGCCGCTCACGAACTGAAGGGTTGTTCCTCATCCACGTTCTGCAGATGGGGTACAGAGGGGTGTTGGTGCTGAACTGGGCCAAGTCTACACTGCGGTCAAACAGCTTAATGATGTACGCATCtgataaaataaacacagacaaaacatgCGGATGAGATGAGAGGCAAATGATGCAGTGCTGATTGTGAACTGCGGGTTACTAGTCAGCCCTGGGGAATTTACTTTGCTTGTGTTGGTTACTTTCAGCAATCCCATCATCTATTTCTTTGCGTTTTTTCCTCCGGTGCTGGGAGAAACGAGATGATGGCCTGTAACATTAATCAGATTAGTGCTTCAGAAGTCCCTTATGCTGTTGAATGTTGCTATATCCTGAgatcatgtaaatactttaagaTCTGCTCACACCTTTTTGCTGCAGAAGTAGGTGACAGATCTCTGTAAGATAAGAAAACCTATTATGGACTGAACCGCTGTAGCAGCCATAAttaaccatgataataaaaatgctGTTTACGTGCAAAGGAACATGTCTTACTTGCTCAAGGAATCTGTTGCTATTTTTCCAGCCTCATCCTCGTTTTGTTCCCTGTGAAAATTTGACAGTACAGTAAATTCTGGATATAAATTGTCTACAACTGACTGGCTAGTCCACCTATTCTGAATGAATGGATAAAACAAGGAGAAGCCTGATAAAACAACATTCTAGGAGCTTACAAACCACAAAACTTCGGCCTAACCATTACATTTGCTGATGTATTTCAAATCATTTTACTACACACAAACTCGTCTTTTCAGGATGTTTTGAAATCCACCACAGAATGACCAGAATGTTGAATTTGCTCTtaatggcgttttttttttacgctgaGGTCTGTTCTTACATTCCCACTTCCCCAGCTCTGGACACTCACGTAGAAAAACTATTATAGAACACTTTATAAATTAGACATTACCAGATACATTAGTTTTCACTTAGGATGCACTTCTGAAAGGGCAAAAGGAGGTACAAGAGCAGTATGTCGAGTGAATGCCAGATCAACAATCAGTCTGGCCCTTTCAAAATTTAGGGTTATTGTACTTTTAGAATGTaacttttttatgtatttatttatttatttgacaaagGCTGAAGGCAAAATGCACAGGAAATTCTGACAATTTCCCCAGACATTAATAGTCAGGTTTACAATGTTTGTCTAGACCTGCGTGATTCAGGAATCCAGGACTTTGGAGAAGATTGGtagtagcctcgtgggtaagggtggtagtagcctagtgggtaacacactcgcctatgaaccagaagacccaggttcgaatcccacttactaccattgtgtccctgagcaagacacttaaccctaagttgctctggggagactgtccctgtaactactgattgtaagtcgctctggataagggtgtctgataaatgctgtaaatgtaaatgtaaatgtaagattacAATTACAAACAATCAAGGGACAGCAACAGGGGCAAAAATGTCCCATGAAtgaagtgggtttttttttttactaacatCCCAAATAATCtgttgtaaaaataaacttttagtCTGTCAAATCTACCTAAAACCAGTCTATGTATGTAACATTATGCCCATCTTTGAGTCTAATaaatataacaaacaataaccaTCTAGGCTAATTAAGCAGAAAAAGTTTGCTCATGATTCACAACAAGAACTGACCtctcactgtcacttttttcaACAAGCCCTTGCAGAACAGCATCCAAACGTCCACGGGCGCCAACCCCCTCattatctgcaaaaaaaaaaaaaaagggagagaaaaattaTTGAAAATAGTACAGCTGCACTATGGGATATGGTAAAGCCATGTGCTAAAGGCAGCTTTTAGAATTTAATTCAGGCAGTTTTCACAGTAGTTCTCATGTACTTTTACCTTAAGTATAGTGTTTACATGGCAATACAGTGACATTTGTACTGTAGTGACATTTGCCTCAGGTAATTGGCTGCAACTActgaatatttttgtattcaaGTATTCTGATATTTTCATCATGATAATTCATTtgagtttttaaacaactatatcaatatagtgtgttatgcaacatgaaaggACTTAaaattcctcacaaaaaaaagtttttattcaaactcaacacTCTTTCTGCAAAAGATTTATGTacatgataaagaaaaaaatataaaatactataaaaaaaactataaaatacacaaacctATTAACCCACTTGTCCttagttttaattaaaaaagataaaaggaaatgtggtgtaccccctgctacaggtacaaaatagtaaaatagaaaataaaccaagtattattaataattcaacaaCACAGTACGGTTTCCaactgtgaaatgtgttcttgAGAGAACGATTTATGTGGGATTGAAAGCGTTAATCGTATATTTAAACTCTGTGTCCTCCACCATGGACAGTGGATGAATGTCTGTCATGAGCAtattcaaaatgtcttttttgtcATATTCAAAATTTCAGCCACTTGAGGGACGTGTCTGGACGAAGCTGTCCATGTGCCactgtggggaagaaaaaaaaattcatttgtacaaaaaatactataaaaagtaaatctatatgctaattaatgtagattaatccaacagatgtatttattattactaccgtatgtatggggaaggtgtGTTTTGAGTAACCTAGTtagctctctgtgtgtgcgtgcgtgcgtgcgcatGGGCGGAAGAGATAAGGAGGAATGAATTAT
This genomic stretch from Denticeps clupeoides chromosome 5, fDenClu1.1, whole genome shotgun sequence harbors:
- the LOC114790631 gene encoding C3a anaphylatoxin chemotactic receptor-like, with protein sequence MDQKNNFSSLNMSASSGAEDLGSVEIVSLVMYSVVVLLGTTGNALVIYVTAFKMRTTVNSVWFLNLAIADFVFTFFLIFTIVRTYLRYWPFRDFLCKFNTLVQVINMFASIFLLTAISLDRCLATWVVVWAQNKRTPNKARLICLLIWLLSLACSLPYAVYREVEYYDGKYICDLIMDEFMYRKLSLFRFLAGFIVPFLVITCSYVAIGVRAFRLQKKRKMKPFKVILSVILAFFFCWLPFHITDLIFAQQTVNHYNYPDEFNADLYNLSANMSRLTVTLGFFNSCLNPILYVFMCEEFKNKLRQSVLLVLEHAFAEENLAFITSRYSVGSRHSESNGNIPRKPTLTSLVQSNERRQSIDDDS
- the lin37 gene encoding protein lin-37 homolog codes for the protein MLHVKVKTEKLDNEGVGARGRLDAVLQGLVEKSDSEREQNEDEAGKIATDSLSKDLSPTSAAKRPSSRFSQHRRKKRKEIDDGIAESNQHKQNAYIIKLFDRSVDLAQFSTNTPLYPICRTWMRNNPSVRERPASPSPPHSMAEEEVADMLNGKSQNVYRLPKPTPGPLTSSGDPINLRIPPTEKPTASQSADSSGNDMLYNHMKRWKKIRQKWKESSNKNQLRYSESIKILKDMYER